A section of the Lynx canadensis isolate LIC74 chromosome A1, mLynCan4.pri.v2, whole genome shotgun sequence genome encodes:
- the STC2 gene encoding stanniocalcin-2: protein MCAERLGQFVTLALVLATFDPARGTDATNPPEGPQDRGSQQKGRLSLQNTAEIQHCLVNAGDVGCGVFECFENNSCEIRGLHGICMTFLHNAGKFDAQGKSFIKEALKCKAHALRHRFGCISRKCPAIKEMVFQLQRECYLKHDLCSAAQENTRVMVEMIHFKDLLLHEPYVDLVNLLLTCGEEVKEAITHSVQAQCEQNWGSLCSILSFCTSAIQRPPTVPPERQLQVDRAKLSRAHHGDTGHHLSEASSRETGRGVKGERGSKSHPNAHARGRAAGHGGQGTSGSSEWEEEQSEYSDIRR from the exons ATGTGTGCCGAGCGGCTGGGCCAGTTCGTGACCCTGGCTTTGGTATTGGCCACCTTCGACCCGGCGCGGGGGACCGACGCCACCAACCCGCCGGAGGGTCCCCAAGACAGGGGCTCCCAGCAGAAAGGCCGCCTGTCCCTGCAGAACACAG CGGAAATCCAGCACTGTTTGGTCAACGCTGGCGATGTGGGGTGTGGTGTGTTTGAATGTTTCGAGAACAACTCTTGTGAGATTCGAGGCTTACATGGGATTTGCATGACTTTTCTGCACAACGCTGGAAAATTTGATGCCCAG GGCAAGTCATTTATCAAAGAGGCCTTGAAGTGCAAGGCCCATGCTCTGCGGCACAGATTCGGCTGCATAAGCCGGAAGTGCCCAGCCATTAAGGAAATGGTGTTCCAGTTACAACGGGAGTGCTACCTCAAACACGATCTGTGCTCTGCCGCCCAGGAGAACACCCGAGTCATGGTGGAGATGATTCACTTCAAGGACTTGCTGCTGCACGA ACCCTACGTGGACCTGGTGAACCTACTGCTGACCTGtggggaggaggtgaaggaggccATCACCCACAGCGTTCAGGCTCAATGTGAGCAGAACTGGGGAAGCCTGTGCTCCATCTTGAGTTTCTGCACCTCAGCCATCCAGAGGCCTCCCACGGTGCCCCCTGAGCGCCAGCTCCAGGTGGACAGAGCCAAGCTCTCTAGGGCCCACCACGGAGACACAGGTCACCACCTCTCGGAAGCCAGTAGTCGGGAGACGGGCCGAGGTGTCAAGGGTGAGCGAGGTAGCAAAAGCCACCCAAACGCTCATGCCCGGGGCAGAGCAGCCGGCCACGGGGGCCAGGGAACTTCTGGAAGCAGCGAGTGGGAGGAGGAACAGTCTGAATACTCCGATATCCGGAGGTGA